Part of the Ficedula albicollis isolate OC2 chromosome 6, FicAlb1.5, whole genome shotgun sequence genome is shown below.
GAAGGGGAGAAATCCAGCACAGCCTTCTCTGTCAGTTAGTTGCTTGAGGCTGAAGCTACATGGCACCTTAACTTGCACATGCCCAGGATGTACACTTGTAGCATTTGTATGACATTTTCTATTTGAGATAGCGTATTTTTCACTGTATAGAATAAAACATGATGTCATAATACAATAATTGACATTTGCAAttcaccaaaaataaaaaatactattttttcctaattactAGCTAAAATTAATATCGGAGTTGAGTTCTTCAGTATTCATCTGCTCATGGATGTGGGAATCCTTAAAATCTGAGAGTTTTGGGAAagctgcaaaaaagaaaaagcaagccACAGAGACAGCAATCTGCAATTAGAGCTAAGCAGTATGCATAAGATTTGTCAGCAGAAAAGTTATATGAGATGTAGAAAGCAAGGACAAATAGAACAATGGTCTGTGTATTAACACTTGGCTAGAATAACTCTTTAAGCTGCAGAAAAGTGTATCTAGCAAGATACTAGGAAGTTCTAAGTTTAATAATGGAGCTCTGTGCATTGTATTTTAAGGCTTTCAAGCAGGTATTGTATTCAAAATAAGCAAGCATTGTTTTAACCAAAGGTATGTGTGCTTATAGTGGCTGGATAGAGCTACTGTCAATGTGCTTTTGCCTTTTGTGATTGGtcaaaaaacttttaaagtgCATTGTAACATCgcattctgcagctgctgccaaggaCGTGGCGTGCTGGCATCTTCATTCAAAATAAGCAAGCATTGTTTTAACCAAAGGTATGTGTGCTTATAGTGGCTGGATAGAACTACTGTCaatgtgcttttgctttttgtgattGGTCAAAAACTTTCAAAGTGCATTGTAACATCacattctgcagctgctgccaaggaCGTGGCCTGCTGGCATCTTCCCATTGTCCCACCCATGTGATAAAACTGAtgattggaaaaaataaagcagctcgAGACGTGTTCCACAGCatgttggaaaaaataaagcagcttgaGACGTGTTCCACAGCAGTCCTGTCCCATTTGTGATTTTGTGCATAAACCCATGGCCAGCATTTCATGGATTTTGCAATAGAGGAGCAGACTCTTATCATGTAGTGCCTGAttgctctcctccagctgagcagagaaGCTCTGTACCACAGCTGTTACTCCAGCAGGGTCTGCACTGcatgcagcacagccccagctgctcctctcttgGTCACTTGGCCTCATGCTTCACCATGGTTCAGTGCACAAAGTTGGGCAACTGGTCCCAGTACACCTAGGATGCAGAGATAGGGGGCTCTGAAACAccccttttgttttccttcagcatgATAAGAGTTGATTTGGAGAGGAATGTAATTCTGTTGTTCAGCAGATAACCACCGTGTGTGCCCTACCAGCAGCACCTGCTATGCCCATTTTCTCAGGTGCTGCACTCACCCACCACCCCCAGGATCACATCAGGCTTGCAGGAAGTTTGCTTCAGCAGTAACAGGTATTCCTAAAGCTGTTTCCAGTCTCCCATGACTGGAAGTGGTCCTTAGTTCCTTAGGTCCTTTGGAGCTATGACTGATCCTAATTCAACCTATCTCTGTTCCTGGGGTTGCCTTTGCACCAGACAATTCCTTTGCACTAGGATTATATCCTGTTGCATGTCCTTCCTGAACAAAGATGATGACAGACCTCTGAAAGTGatattttccagaaattcaGACAACTATGGTCTTTCAGAAGATTATGGCAGgtaagaaaaggattttttgtgAGCCtgatagagaaagaaaataaactctaTGGATGGAGAGGGTGGCTTGGAAGTTCACTTTTCCTGACTTCCCAATGCAGAGCAAAGGGAAATGCTTTTGGtggtgcagctgctgaggtGAGAGTTACAGACACAGAGACTCCAGGCTGGTTTGGACTATGGAAAAATGTGACTGTTCcaagaaaaggaggaagtggAACAGAAAATATTGGGAGGTCTTCCATTACTTGCCTTTTCTAGATGGAGAGTTTGAGGGGTTAACTATTTGACATATGATGGTGTCACCTGAACACAAAATTTGTCTTTAATTCTCCCCATCCaactctgcagctcctgtgtatttctgtgctgtatCAGTGCGTGACCTGAGTTTCTGATGAGTAGAAGAGGAGCGGCTGGTTATGGTTGTGGCTGAGCTCTGAGTTTATTGACTCAGTTTATTTCCTGGACTCAGTGAGTGAGTTTGCTATGGTGCTCAGAGCCAAGTCAAAGATGTGTGTGCTGTACCACCTGACAGACCTGCAGTGTGTAATTAGCTTTAAATTGAGAACAAGAATTGagagtttggttttttgctttgttggtATGttatgtgtttgtgtttgagAGTTGATACATCTCTATAAATTCTGTTGTGTATCTCTATCAATTCTATTCACTTTTGGGCCAAAGTAAGGCTGGACACTTTGAGAATTTATCTGTCTCCTGGTTCAATATTGATTTAGCTCCAGGCAAGGAAAACTGGAGGGAGATTGTAagtgggaaggcaggagaaaaagacaaagctctgtgaagaaaagcactttaaaaacataaacaaacaaaacccaagagaatgcacacaaaaaaacacCTCACCCTGACCTTCCACTGATTTCAGTTAATGATGCTTGCTGCATACTCTGAATTCATCtgttaaaatgttgttttctcaAAGGGATATCAGTAAGagatattttttgaaaaaaaattcaaggtaCTTGCTTTTGGTATAACAATTTCACAGATAAGACTTGGTGGTTAACTATTGTTGTGTGTGTGATTCAGGGATGAGGGGACTATTTAGGGCAGGAGTTTTGCTGTGTgaaggcttttgttttgttttcccatttttgcaAGCAAGGGGAATTGCCCTAACACACTCATTGCCACCAAGTCTGTAGTGACAGCTGCTATCATGCTGTTCCTGAAAGTAAGGTTTGAAGTGCTGCAAGTCCAAAAATCATATAAAACATCACAGTGACCTGAAATATGAAGAGATAGCAGATATTTTTCCCCAATAACACCTTTGaggcaaataattttatttagttcttccccattttttttctttttactatgTAGTGAACTGTAGACCAACTTCTTTGTCTGGCACCCTTACAGTTTCTGCTATGCGATGTTTGATTGCTTGTTCAATACTCAGTCCTTTTCCCTGATTCTGGTTGTTAGCTTATTGTAACCATAATCCCACTGCCAGTCCCTGCTGTCAGAGAGCCAAGCCTTTAGCTGTGGAGCAGCCTTGTTTTCCCCCCTGTGCTCAGAGCACTGGGGCTGTAACACAGCTGCAGGACATTCATGCAGGACATGTAACACAGCTGTGCATTCAGGCTGCAGTGCCCAAGAGCAGCCCCACCCTGCCCTGTTCAGGCTTTGCCTTACCAGAACTAAACCTGGCATTTCCTATCTCACTGTTTGAAAGGTGCACTCACCAAAATTGACACTGGCCCACCTGCAGCAAGCAGCACCAAAACAAATGTCAGTGGGCCTTCCCTGCACCAATTCTGCCAAGATAATGTGAATTTTGTTAAGGGAGCAGAGAATGCTGCACTTCATGtagaagaaaggaaagctcACTAAGTTAATGAGTATTCCAGAAAGGAGGTAAAGCCTGGAGTGTTAGGAGCAGTTTGCAATACAGGGAGGAGGAACAAGATAAAGACAAATGTTTCTAATGGAGGAAATGCCATCGTTAGAATAAATGGTCAGTGGAGTGCATCAGTGATTCAATCCCAGCTGTCATGAGCTTCACAGACAGGCTCTCCAGCACTGAAATGAGCTGTGCATTCCCCAGGCCTTTCTAAATGAGATAGATGAAGCCAGTTGAGCAATGAAAAATGGGTACTGAGCTGTGCTAAGTTTTCACTGCTGATGTTGAGGACCACACCATGAGGCTTTTAGTCAGAAgtgatatttctgttttaaggaaaattcaAAGCTCTAACAGGTTACAAACAAGGATGGAAAGtcaaaatgttcattttaatgaCATGAAGTGTTACATAGCCTAGAGAAGGGatgtggggagaggagagaaagctgttcttttctttcaagtcaTTACAGGCTATTGTAAAAAGAAATAGGTGTTTCTTCTTGCCTATGCAGAATAAAACAAGAAGCTAAGAGTTTAATTTTAATCAGGCTAAGACCTGAGAAGACTcttaaaatgaggaaagaaTAATTGGAAGCCACCATTACTCAAGAGCTGTAAAAATAGGTGAAGTGAGTGccagccaggagaggctgaagtACAGGTGGTTCTTGAAACAGCAGAGACCTCTCAAGAGGACTTAGCACATtcttactttcttttattttatcctcaggaaatatttttttcttgattacatttcattttaaatctcAAAAGTGTCTGAGAGAGATGGGAGTTGTTGCTTTATGCATATTTAATACCGTAAAATCTACCACATTACCATCAATATACCAGATTTACCATATAAATTGTGGTGATTTGCTTAGCTATATTTAACTACAGAAAAAGACATTCACTAATTGCCTGTGAAAATTCTAACTATGTTCTCAGGAAATGTTCAGACACTGATCTTCCAGGGTGATAGATCTTTGTTAATATAAAACATcagcaaattttaatttaattttgcaaggCAAAATTAGATCTAGCTTCTCAAAAGTGAGCATGGCTATTAGGAACCCAACTTGAAACATTCATGTTTGAAGAATAAACACTGTGCCACCCATAGGCTATAACTAAAAGTCAGACCTTGCAGAGGTATAGGAGTGGATCCAGTTATTCACTGCTGTCACATTAGTGATGGAAATACAGACCTACAGTGCAGCTGAAAAAGTGACTTCCTAAGAGAATGAGATGATGCCACAGGttgcaatcttttttttttccaaggactACATCTGCTTTATACTTACAGATTTTGGAACAGATACGTCTGAAAGGGCAGCATCTAAGACGCTAAGACAGTTTTCCAATGGTGatgtttttctcagtgtttaATAAAAGGATTTGTAAAACTAGTATTTTACTCAGTTAATACGCCTTAGTGTTGCTAATACTTTTCTCCAGGAGCATGTTACCTTTTTGATGGATGTGAGCTTAGCCTTAAACATGAGCTGTTCTAAGAGGAAGGAGTGAAACTGTGTTGCTTTGGTAGGGAGCGGAGAAAGGGGAAATCTTTTGCCCTTTCAGCTGAGGGAGGGCTTTGAAGCTGCTGAGTGACACTGCAGCACCACATTGACTCTCTGCTGGGTAAGAAGGACCTTGCAAGGCAtctttgaaaagcagctggCTTAAAGCCAAGGCTTGGCCAAAGGAATCTGTcttcttgtatttttaagtgATTTATGTCTCAGTCAGAATCAGGGCAGTTGGACTGGCTGGAGGATAagaagtgctgcttttcctcatgcTAGAGGGCTTCTGCTTTACACAGTAGCCTTACATAATTACAACTTGTTGAAGCCAAATTTCACAAtgaggcagagcagcctttAGCCGTTGAAGTTACAGATCTCTCTTTAGTTTATTTTCTAGAGCAGGGACCTGGTGGTCCAATATATGAGCTCCTGCCCATTTAGACCCTTAGTAACTGAGTCTGGAATTGGTAGATGGGCTCCATGTCCAGCCATGTGGAAGCACATTCCTCAGGTCAGCATCTTGCTGTTAGCTTCATGTCTTTTGGGAATTGCTTTTTCACAACTAAAGCTAGATTTCTTGCTGGAAACCCTTGACTTTGCATGCAGCAGACCGAGTTAAACTGCATCTTGTCAGTGAGTTGATGTACTGAGAAATGCCCCTCTGAGCAGCTGTCCCTGGCCACGGAAAAGTATGGATGCTCTCTGCCCACATGCCAGGAGACAAAGGCCCTTGGAAGGCACTCCCACCCTTATCTCCATtctcagtgcctgctgcagcatcagagGTGCATGGCTGGCTAAGAGTAGACACTTTATTTCACAGGGAGTCCTTTAGGACTGATGGCAGCTCTGTAGGATTCCTGGCTACAGCCTCCCTCTGCCCTAAACAGCAGCAtagctgcaggaggcagcacaaTGAGCCAAGTCAAGGTGAAACCAAGtcagaaaacattaaatgctGCTGTCTAGATTCACCCATCCACACATCACATATGCTCTAGCTCAGCAGGTAAATCTGGCCCTCAGATTAAGACACACTCCTGCCAGACTTGCCCACAGTACAGCAAGATCCTTGACAAAATTGGTCAAACCAAAATATCCCAGGTAAATTTAGTGAGATACAGTGTTCTTTAAAATGATACAACTTGCAAGGTGAATGCTTTAGAGGATCTCTCATTTAGTGAAGAGCTTGGATTTAATTTTCAGGGTAGTGCTAGCTTCTGACCTGAGATGCCATACCACAGCCAGCTTTAGCAGATCCCATGGCACAGAACAAACTGCTTGTACCTTGTATCACAGCtaaatttgtttttacagaaCTAAGAAAATAGATAGATTGAGTGGACAGAGTGAGAAGCAGAtgtatcaaaataaaatttattcttaGAATGGCCAGTTTACACATAACAGCAAAGGTTACATAAGGAAAAGTGCAATTAGTGGAGGAGGCTTATTTCACCCTAATATTTAACATCTCGCTGCACTGCAAGTAGCTTCACACTCAGGCTATTATACTTCTTAGCTGTGaacaaaaatgtgatttattttttgatgGTAACACCATTGCTGTATAGTTAAAAGGTGTGCCAGCATTCATACCTGCTGAGCATGTACTGGACAATTTCTCATACAAGTCTTGCATGAAACCCAGATAACATTTAGTTTGACAGCTCAGAAAGCTAAATTATAAGCATACagatataaaatacatattagTTTACTAAagtctaaaaaaacccaaacataaaAAATGAGGTAAAACAGACCAGAACAGTTTTCTATGTGCAAGACTATATTCAGTCTAGAAAAAAACTAGTAACAACCCtgctcttttaaagaaattaactCTCACAAAGTGCAGCTAATTCACTGTCTTCAATATGAAGGACCTTGCCTATGTTACTCGTGAAAAGTCATGGCTAACATTGCAAATAGGAGCAGGATACTCAACCATCAGATGCTGTAAGATTAGATCAGGTGATGAGTGGAATCACCTAATGATCCTACAGAGTAGGAAATTCAcaaattgctttgttttgttgccTAATCCTATTTTTGACATATTAGGGtggctttaaaattttttcaaaggcacatttttcttttaacattgAAAGGCAACCATTTGCCAACTAAATAAGTAGGATGGTGAAGTCAAGGTTACATTTGTTATCAAATGCAAGGCTTCACAAAGACAGTAAGGACAGAGGTGCCTTCTTAAAGCAGTGGCCACTTCTACTACTCactttgcattattttctttagtctcctttttatcccaaagATCTTTCTCcaagattttgaaaaatagcTTTGGAAAGAAGTAATGAGAACATTGCACATCTCCAAGTTATGTAGCACATTCTGcctcttccccttttcccacttttccattATCCTCTCCAAGTTTCTTAGCATGTACTGAAGCCACAAATCTTTGCCATGCATCCCTACCTGCCTTTGCTAAAAGCAAGTAGAGGGTCACAGCAAGCCTCCCAACAGCATCTACTGCACTCCTGATAGAAGCAAAAGGAGTTGTGACATTCTGTTTCCAttcctgtgcacacacacatactctCACACACAGTTACCACAGCTTGCTGAGACACCACTGCCTTCCCTACTACTTTGCAAGTCTCTCCTAGACCCAGGAGAGCTGACAGCAGGAAGAAAGCAGCATATACTTGAGATACAGGCAAGCTACTCCTATAGCACGTGGCATACACATGAGTTGCaccttggttttctttctttccaaggATAAGGTTTGGCTAAGAACTTCAGGAGCATAATATGGTTTAACAAGTCCCAGAGTCTATGAACTTGGATTTGTTCagacagcaaacaaaacctGCCAGCTGGTTTCACCACGCAGTGTGTGAACCAGGAAACCAGCACTGTTCTGTTGCCAAAGGGAAGGATGCTTCCTCGGTAGTGTGAATCACCAATATGGTAATGAACTTTCAATCTGACCTGAGCTCTGCCACTGGGGAAAGAGGCCACTGGACAACCTTGGACTGCCCAGCTGATCAGGTTCTCTCTCTTGTCCTCTCCTTGAGGTCTGAAGATCTACATAGCCTTCCTTGGCAGATGGTATCTGAACACCATTAGGCTTCCACTCTGCGTGTACAATTTTGTAATTCTGACCCTGATTATTGTCCCAGAAGGTATGTTCTCTAGTTTGGTAAGAAATGCAAAACTCTATCTTCTCTTCAGAGCAAATGGCAGGAGGAAAATCAATGGTAAATGAGAAGGTATCGTTTTCAAAATCACTGTAAACATTGTTCATGTACATACACTCGACATCTTTGTAGGTCTTCCACGTATCAAAAGTAATACGAACCTGAACCTTCTTTTCAAAGCTCACATTTTTTACTTTCACAGTGCCTGACAGCACCTTCTCTTGCAGGGTGCAGGTCTCCAGGCAGACCAGGTTCTTCTGCAGACGGTTCCTGAAGTCCAGGTAGTCAGCTGAGGGCTGAGGGAAACCCAGAATCAAGTTTTTCTCCTCATGGAGTTTTAAGTCAGATGTTAGGTCCTCAATGCCCAAGAGGTCAAACTGCAGATCCCACCCAGGGGGCTCCTGGAACTCGGAGAAGGTGTGGATCACTGTCAGGGACAGCCCCTTGGAGTCTGCAAACACAACACGCTTCTTGGCTCGGGCTGGTGAGTGCTTCCAGTCCCTCTGCTCATCTTGGGAGTCACATTTCACGTGAAGGCACGGCCGGAGAGGTTTGAGTCTGTTCACAAAGTTGTTTCTTTGGCAGTCCTCGAGGGGGCTGAGAAAGCTCTTCAGTGGTGGAGAATGGGCTATGCAAATTCGCATGGCCATATCCACAGGCATGCTGGAGCTGGACAAGGGCCTCGGGTCCAAGATTTGTATCATTCTGAATGGAGAAGAAACACATCATGTTACCTTTTATTACATCAGATAAGAAGCTTCTCAAGAATGTGTATTTACGTCATCCATTCTCTTAATTATTCACAGCCTCATCTCTGCACTGCTTTAAACAATGCAGCCTAAATCAAAATTGACAGCTCTACCTAAGGAACCAGGGTGAGACTAGTCAGTCATTTCTTGCCAATCCTAAACTTCTCCAAATCTACTCTCCTTTCTTTATTCAAACCtctgaaaaagagattttagtGAAAGCTAATTGAAcagattttcttgaaaatacagaaaataaca
Proteins encoded:
- the PPP1R3C gene encoding protein phosphatase 1 regulatory subunit 3C codes for the protein MIQILDPRPLSSSSMPVDMAMRICIAHSPPLKSFLSPLEDCQRNNFVNRLKPLRPCLHVKCDSQDEQRDWKHSPARAKKRVVFADSKGLSLTVIHTFSEFQEPPGWDLQFDLLGIEDLTSDLKLHEEKNLILGFPQPSADYLDFRNRLQKNLVCLETCTLQEKVLSGTVKVKNVSFEKKVQVRITFDTWKTYKDVECMYMNNVYSDFENDTFSFTIDFPPAICSEEKIEFCISYQTREHTFWDNNQGQNYKIVHAEWKPNGVQIPSAKEGYVDLQTSRRGQEREPDQLGSPRLSSGLFPQWQSSGQIESSLPYW